The genomic DNA GAGCATCGCGACGGCGCCTGAAACCATCCACGATTTCTACGGTTTTCCGCGGCAGCTCTACGAAATCCAATACCCGGCACCGGGCGCGCCCGACGTCGCGCGCAGCGCCGCCGCGTTGCTCGGTGCGAGCGGTATCGTCGCCGACGTGCAGCCGCACGGACTCGACCACGGCGCGTGGGTGCCGATGCTGCTGATGTTCCCGCAGGCAGACGTGCCGATCGCGCAACTGTCGATCCAGCCGCACAAGGACGCCGCACATCATTTCCGCGTCGGCCGCGCACTGCGCGCGCTGAAAGACGAAGGCGTGATGGTGATCGGCTCCGGCCAGATCACACACAATCTGCGCGCCGCCGATTTCTCCGCGCGCCCCGAAGATGCCGATCCGCGCGTGAGCGAATTCACCAACTGGTTCGAGGAGAAGCTCGTCGCGCGCGATATCGACGCGCTGCTCGATTATCGCCGCCAGGCGCCGCACGCGGTGCTGATGCATCCGACCGACGAGCATCTGTTGCCGGTGTTCGCCGCGCTCGGCGCCGCCGACGACGACTACTCGCTCGCGATTCAGTCGCTCGGCACCTACCAGCGCTCGCTCGCGATGACGAACTATGTGTTCGGTACCCCTTGATCCAGCCCTGAACCTGCCAGAAAGCCAAAGAAAAAAGCCCGCCTGATCACTTCAGGCGGGCTTTTTATTTGACGTGGATCCGCCTTTAGCGGATCCGTCAGACTCGCACGGCGCTCAGTGCGCGCCGATGCCTTCGAGCACTTCGTCATGCACGAGTCGCTCGTCGAGATACTCAGAACGATAGCCGCTGTTGACGCCCCAGTAGTAGAACATCAGCGAGAAGGCGATCACGACGAGCATGTCCCAGCCGTACGGCAGGATGCCGAGGCCGCCGAACTCCTTACTGCCGATCAGCGACAGGAGCGCCATGATCGGCAAATACGCGACCAGCCACCACGCTGCCTTCAGATCGCGTCCCCAGCCCTCGAAGCCCTGCTTGGCCTGGAAGTAGAAGTACACCGGCAGCGCGACAACCATCAGCAGGATGATTTCGCCGGTCAGAGGCCACTTCGCCCAGTACAGGATCAACGACGCGCAGACGAACGCGAACGGCGCGATCACCTTCATGCCGGCGATGTGCAGCGGGCGCTCGAGATCGGTTGCCGCGCGGCGCAGTGCCATCAGGCTGATCGGGCCGGTCAGATACGAGATCACCGTCGCGACCGAGATCACCGCCGCGAGCGCGCTCCAGCCTCGGAAAAAGAACAGAAAGACGAACGACACGAACAGGTTGAACCACATCGCCGGACGCGGCACGCCGTAGAACGGATGTACCTGGCCGAACATCTTCGGCATCGTGTTGTTGCGCTCCATTGCGTAGATCATCCGCGTCGTGGTCGCCATATAGGTCGTTCCGGTGCCGCTCGGGCTCACGAACGCGTCGACGTACAGCAGGATCGCCAGCCAGTTCAGGTTCAGCGCGATCGCCAGCTCCGCGAACGGCGAAGCGAAGCTGAAGTGGCTCCAGCCCTTCATCACGTCGGCCGGGTTCACCGCGCCGATATACGCGATCTGTAGCAGCACGTAGATCACGAGCGCGAGCAGGATCGATCCGATCACCGCGAACGGCACGCTCTTGGCCGGATTGCGTGCTTCACCGGCAAGGTTGATCGGGCTCTGGAAACCGTTGAACGCGAATACGATGCCGCTTGTCGCGACCGCGGTCAGCACCGACGACCAGCCGTACGGCGCGAACGTGGTCGTCTGACCAAAGTTCTCGGTATGGACGCCGGTCATCATCAGGCCGACGATCGTGGCGCCAGGGATCAGGAACTTGAAGATCGTGATCGCCGAGTTGGCGCGCGCGAACACCTTGACGCCCCAGTAGTTGAGCAGGAAGTAAATGATCACGAGCCCTGCGGACAACAGCAGGCCGTTGGTAGTCAATGACCCGTCGACGAAGAGCGCATGCGCCCAGGGATAGGGCCACGTACTCATGTATTGGATCGATGCTTCGGCCTCGATCGGAATCACCGACACGATCGCGATCCAGTTGGCCCACGCGCTGATAAAACCAACCAGTGCGCCGTGCGAGTAGCGCGCATAGCGCACCATCCCGCCGGATTCCGGAAACATCGCGCCGAGTTCAGCGTAGGTCAGCGCAATCGCAAGAATCACGACCGCGCCGATGATCCATGCGCAAATCGCGGCCGGCCCGGCAATCTTTGCGGCCTTCCACGCCCCGAACAGCCAGCCCGATCCGATGATCGAGCCGAGGCCAGTCAGCAACAGCGCGAACGGCCCGATGTTCCGTTGTATAGAACTTTTCACGTCTTCTCCTAAATCAGAACCATGTCGGCACCGCGTGACATCGCTTGTGGCGGTGGGAACGGGTGACGCGCATGAAAGCGCGTCCAGTGTGCTCAATAGGTGCAACCGACGCGCGGCGCGTAGTTTAACGGTTGCACCGTGTTACTGCAGTGAAACCGCCGCCCAACCAAGGGTTCTCCCTGGCATAAAGTTTGCCAAATGCGCAAGCTTTGTAAGAAATCTTCGTGTCCGTCGGGCAAAGTTTCGTGCGGACAGTTGACGTTCGTCCGATTTCGCCGTATAACGTCCGAGCAGGATTTCAAGCGGCGAGTGAAGTGGTTCTTTCGTAGGTCGCCCATCAACGGTACTCCGGTTGGTCCCATTACCCCTTCCTTGATTTTCATGCACCCCCGGGCTTCGGCCTTATTCACCATTTTTAGGAAAAAGTAATATGGAAACCGGTACCGTCAAGTGGTTCAACGACGCTAAGGGCTTTGGCTTCATCACTCCGGACGGCGGCGGTGAAGATCTGTTCGCGCATTTCTCGGAAATTCGCGTCGACGGCTTCAAGACGCTGCAAGAAAACCAGAAGGTCACGTTTGAAGTGAAGACGGGCCCGAAGGGCAAGCAAGCGGCTAACATCAAGCCGGTGTAAGCTCCGCGCTTCCTTCTGGACGCAAAAAAACCCCGCCTCGGCGGGGTTTTTTATTATCGGCGGCAATTCCATAATCCACCGATTAAATTCGCATGACTTCGCAATTCGCGGCGGATTATTTGCTGATTAATCGCGATTATCCGAACACGCGCCGGGCGTGAATACCGAGACCGGTCGCCACGCTCGCGAGACGATCGCCGAACACCGCCTGCGCGTCCGGAAACGCCGCGGCCAGCGCGCCCGAAAGAAACGCGAGGCCCGTCGAGCCGCCCGTGAAATAGATCGCGTCCACGTCGCGCGGCGCGACACCCGCCGCCTGCACCGTGTCGCGCGCCGCCTGGACAATACGTCGCGTTTCTTCCTCGCCGGCCTTGACGAGTTGCGCTTCGTCGAACGCGAGGCGCAGATCCTCTTCCACTTCGTCGAGATCGATGACGGTCTCGCCGCCCGCCGCTACCCCGATCTTCGCCTCTTCCGCATGCGCGGCCAGCGCGTGCCCGAACCGCTGCTCGACTACGCGCATCAGCCGGTCGTGGTGCCGGGTCTCCGTGAAAAGGTGCCGCATCAGCGCGAGTTCGCTGACGCGCTTCGGCGTGTAGACAGTGTTGATCAGGTGCCAGGTCGCGAGATCGAAATAAATCCGGTTCGGAATTTCACGCCCCTGCGGATCGAGCGACTGATAGCCGAGCTCGCGAAGGATCGTCACCAGTTCGACGCGGCGGTCGAAGTCCGTGCCGGCGACGTGCACGCCATGATGCGCGAGCACATCGTCCTTGCGCTCGACGCGCTTCATCCGTTCCGGCCCCACGCGCACAAGCGAGAAGTCCGACGTGCCGCCGCCGATGTCGGCGACGAGCACGAGCCCCTCGGCGCTCAGATGCGATTCGTAGTCGAACGCGGCCGCGATCGGTTCATACTGAAAGTGGATGTCGCGCAAGCCGACCGCGCGCGCGGCGGCTTCGAGCTGTTGCTGCGCCATCTGGTCGGCGCGCGGGTCCTCGTCGACGAAAAACACTGGGCGGCCCAGCACCGCGCGGTCGATCGCGCCGCCCGCAGCCGCCTCGGCCGAGCGCTTCAGGTGAGTCAGGAACGTCGCGATTACGTCGGTGTACTTGATCGCACTGCCGTCGCCGAGATCGGTCGTATTCTCGGCAAGCGGTGAGCCGAGAATGCTTTTCATCGAGCGCATCAGCCGGCCGTCGAAGCCGTCGATGTAGGCCGCGAGCGCCGCTCGCCCGAATTCGCTGGTGTTTTCGTCGGTATTGAAGAATACCGCGGTGGGCAGCGTCGTGTACGTGCCCTCGACCGGCGCCAGCTTCAGCTGCGCACCGTCCGGGACCGCGACAGCCGAATTGGAAGTACCGAAGTCAATCGCGCAATAGTTCATGGCAGGAATCGCCGCTCACGGCTGGCGCGCACAGAAAGGGGAGCGGCTTTGTATCACGAAAACTCCGGCGGCATCAACTGAAGCTGTCGGGATGGCCGCGACATCGTTTGAAAATCATGGCGCGGTACGGATATTGCTGAGTTGATCCGGATATGCCGCCCCATTTTCGCCGTCGAGGAGACTCCGCGTCATGAGCCTGCCGCCCGCCGCCGCCATCGATAACCGCCACGCCACGCTGATCGAAACTGATCTGCCTTCGCGGCTGGACCGCCTGCCTTGGGGCCGCTTCCATACGCTGATCGTGGTCGCGCTCGGCGTGACGTGGCTGCTCGATGGGCTCGAAGTGACGCTGGCCGGCGCGGTCGCAAGCGCGCTGAAAACGAGCCCGGCGCTGCGCTTCTCGAATGCCGACGTCGGTCTCGCGGGCAGCGCATACATTGCCGGCGCGGTGCTCGGCGCGCTCGGTTTCGGCTGGCTGACCGACCGTCTCGGCCGCCGCAAGCTGTTTTTCATCACGCTGGCCGTCTATCTGGCCGCAACTGCCGCGACCGCGCTGTCGTGGAGTCTGATGAGCTTCATGGTGTTTCGCTTCCTGACCGGCGCGGGTATTGGCGGTGAATACACGGCGATCAACTCGACGATCCAGGAATTTACGCCGGCGCGCGTACGCGGCTGGACCGACCTTGGCATCAACGGCACGTTCTGGATCGGCGCGGGGCTCGGCGCCGCGGGCTCGCTGGTGCTGCTCGATCCGCATCTGCTACCGGCCGACTGGGGCTGGCGCGCGTGCTTTTTCATCGGCGCGGTGCTCGCGCTCGCGATTCTGCCGATGCGCATGTGGGTGCCCGAAAGCCCCCGCTGGCTACTTACGCACGGCGACGAGCGCGACGCGCGCACGATCGTCGAGAGGATCGAGACACGTTTTCGCCACGACGGTCACTCGCTCGCCGACGACGCCCTCAC from Paraburkholderia sp. HP33-1 includes the following:
- a CDS encoding Hsp70 family protein, producing MNYCAIDFGTSNSAVAVPDGAQLKLAPVEGTYTTLPTAVFFNTDENTSEFGRAALAAYIDGFDGRLMRSMKSILGSPLAENTTDLGDGSAIKYTDVIATFLTHLKRSAEAAAGGAIDRAVLGRPVFFVDEDPRADQMAQQQLEAAARAVGLRDIHFQYEPIAAAFDYESHLSAEGLVLVADIGGGTSDFSLVRVGPERMKRVERKDDVLAHHGVHVAGTDFDRRVELVTILRELGYQSLDPQGREIPNRIYFDLATWHLINTVYTPKRVSELALMRHLFTETRHHDRLMRVVEQRFGHALAAHAEEAKIGVAAGGETVIDLDEVEEDLRLAFDEAQLVKAGEEETRRIVQAARDTVQAAGVAPRDVDAIYFTGGSTGLAFLSGALAAAFPDAQAVFGDRLASVATGLGIHARRVFG
- a CDS encoding DODA-type extradiol aromatic ring-opening family dioxygenase; protein product: MNRLPSLFLSHGAPTLPIDPSMPSAEFGALSTQLPRPEAILMLSAHWGTAQPLASIATAPETIHDFYGFPRQLYEIQYPAPGAPDVARSAAALLGASGIVADVQPHGLDHGAWVPMLLMFPQADVPIAQLSIQPHKDAAHHFRVGRALRALKDEGVMVIGSGQITHNLRAADFSARPEDADPRVSEFTNWFEEKLVARDIDALLDYRRQAPHAVLMHPTDEHLLPVFAALGAADDDYSLAIQSLGTYQRSLAMTNYVFGTP
- a CDS encoding APC family permease, with the translated sequence MKSSIQRNIGPFALLLTGLGSIIGSGWLFGAWKAAKIAGPAAICAWIIGAVVILAIALTYAELGAMFPESGGMVRYARYSHGALVGFISAWANWIAIVSVIPIEAEASIQYMSTWPYPWAHALFVDGSLTTNGLLLSAGLVIIYFLLNYWGVKVFARANSAITIFKFLIPGATIVGLMMTGVHTENFGQTTTFAPYGWSSVLTAVATSGIVFAFNGFQSPINLAGEARNPAKSVPFAVIGSILLALVIYVLLQIAYIGAVNPADVMKGWSHFSFASPFAELAIALNLNWLAILLYVDAFVSPSGTGTTYMATTTRMIYAMERNNTMPKMFGQVHPFYGVPRPAMWFNLFVSFVFLFFFRGWSALAAVISVATVISYLTGPISLMALRRAATDLERPLHIAGMKVIAPFAFVCASLILYWAKWPLTGEIILLMVVALPVYFYFQAKQGFEGWGRDLKAAWWLVAYLPIMALLSLIGSKEFGGLGILPYGWDMLVVIAFSLMFYYWGVNSGYRSEYLDERLVHDEVLEGIGAH
- a CDS encoding cold-shock protein, giving the protein METGTVKWFNDAKGFGFITPDGGGEDLFAHFSEIRVDGFKTLQENQKVTFEVKTGPKGKQAANIKPV
- a CDS encoding MFS transporter yields the protein MSLPPAAAIDNRHATLIETDLPSRLDRLPWGRFHTLIVVALGVTWLLDGLEVTLAGAVASALKTSPALRFSNADVGLAGSAYIAGAVLGALGFGWLTDRLGRRKLFFITLAVYLAATAATALSWSLMSFMVFRFLTGAGIGGEYTAINSTIQEFTPARVRGWTDLGINGTFWIGAGLGAAGSLVLLDPHLLPADWGWRACFFIGAVLALAILPMRMWVPESPRWLLTHGDERDARTIVERIETRFRHDGHSLADDALTRLRLRARDHTPLREVFHVLFDVHRRRALVGLTLMTAQAFFYNAIFFTYALVLTDFYHVPGDDIGWYLLPFALGNFLGPLVLGRLFDVIGRRKMIASTYAMSAILLTLSGYLFEQQLLTVVMQTVAWMVIFFFASAAASSAYLTVSESFPLEIRALAIAVFYAFGTALGGIIGPAFFGRLIDTHQRSEVFSGYLVGSALMLAAALVAAIWGVDAERKSLEHVATPLSSVADGGNGVDGAP